Part of the Nocardioides perillae genome is shown below.
AAGGCCTCGGTCGTGCTGGTCCGCATGGAGCCCGACGAGATCACCCCGGGCGAGGGCCGCGAGAACTGGTCGGTGGACGGCATCCTCTGCTACTCGAAGATCTGCACGCACGTCGGCTGCCCGATCTCGCTGTACGAGCAGCAGACCCACCACCTGCTGTGCCCCTGCCACCAGTCGACCTTCGACTTGGCGGACAGTGCAAGAGTGGTCTTCGGACCTGCAGCCCGCGCCCTGCCCCAGCTGCCGCTGGCGGTCGACGACGAGGGCTACCTGATCGCACAGAGTGACTTCACCGAACCGGTGGGTCCGAGCTTCTGGGAGCGTGGCTGACCATGAGCACGACGAGCAGCGTCGCCGAGACCAACGGCGCCACGGCTGCGACCGCGAAGAAGCCCAGCAGGGTCGGCGGTGCCGCCACCTGGGCCGACGAGCGCCTGGGCCTGGCCGGCCTGGCGAAGAAGAACCTGCGCAAGGTCTTCCCCGACCACTGGTCCTTCATGCTCGGCGAGATCGCGCTGTGGAGCTTCGTGGTCCTGCTGCTGACCGGCGTCTTCCTCACGCTGTGGTACCGCCCCAGCATGGCCGAGGTGACCTACCTCGGTTCCTATGACCAGCTCCGCGGGCTCCACATGTCCGAGGCGATGGCCTCGACGCTGAACATCTCCTTCGACGTCCGCGGCGGCCTGCTGATGCGCCAGATGCACCACTGGGCCGCGATGATCTTCATCGCCGCCATGCTGGTGCACCTGATGCGCGTCTGGTTCACCGGCGCCCACCGCAAGCCGCGCGAGCTCAACTGGGTCATCGGCGTGCTCCTGCTGACGCTCGGCACGCTCGAGGGATTCACGGGCTACTCCCTGCCCGACGACCTGCTCTCCGGCACCGGCATCCGGGCCGCCGACGGGTTCGTGAAGTCGATCCCCGTCATCGGCACCTACGGCTCGTTCTTCCTCTTCGGCGGCGAGTTCCCCGGTGACTCGATCATTCCGCGGCTCTACACGATCCACGTGCTGCTGATCCCGGGTGTGCTGCTCGCGCTGATCGCCGCGCACATGCTGCTGCTCGTCTACCACAAGCACACCCAGTGGCCTGGCCCCGGCCGCACCGAGCAGAACGTCGTCGGCTTCCCGATGCTGCCGGTCTACGCCGCCAAGGCCGGCGGGTTCTTCTTCGTCGTCTTCGGCGTCATCGCCCTCATGGGCGGCGTGATGACGATCAACCCGATCTGGAAGTACGGCCCCTACGACCCCTCGAAGGTCACCGCGGGCTCGCAGCCCGACTGGTACATGGGCTGGCCCGACGGCGCGCTGCGCATCATGCCG
Proteins encoded:
- a CDS encoding cytochrome b, whose product is MSTTSSVAETNGATAATAKKPSRVGGAATWADERLGLAGLAKKNLRKVFPDHWSFMLGEIALWSFVVLLLTGVFLTLWYRPSMAEVTYLGSYDQLRGLHMSEAMASTLNISFDVRGGLLMRQMHHWAAMIFIAAMLVHLMRVWFTGAHRKPRELNWVIGVLLLTLGTLEGFTGYSLPDDLLSGTGIRAADGFVKSIPVIGTYGSFFLFGGEFPGDSIIPRLYTIHVLLIPGVLLALIAAHMLLLVYHKHTQWPGPGRTEQNVVGFPMLPVYAAKAGGFFFVVFGVIALMGGVMTINPIWKYGPYDPSKVTAGSQPDWYMGWPDGALRIMPGWESELFGVTISWNVFIPIILLPTLAIAILIALPFVESWITGDKREHHLLQRPRNAPTRTAVMVALMTFYGLMWAAGGNDIIAITFDLSINQITYFMRAAVFVGPVIAFWITRRWCISLQRKDNEVLLHGYETGVIMRSPQGGYTERHLPISEAKAYTLTARDRDSVYVLNGDAERLSGRSLALAKAREKLSATYYGDNVQKPTATELEEAHHHAEHEHALEAGLDHPADGHQFDGRAEVGPDHQLRAPH